In Miscanthus floridulus cultivar M001 chromosome 5, ASM1932011v1, whole genome shotgun sequence, one genomic interval encodes:
- the LOC136452503 gene encoding pentatricopeptide repeat-containing protein At4g21065-like, whose product MATFPVTTSPHPHQSTPPPTAGHLRLPTATSADAALATLSAFLSSGRLTTSSPSVLPRTLRAAADLRLPRLGLQLHAFLIKTCLLADPFSASALLHLYSTLAPLHRTRLLFDRIPKSTYPVPWNTMILRYAQDGFLDEAFELMVAMEESGVPIGASTWNAVIAGCVRAGNGELAIELLGKMVSVGGVVPNVATFNTVLHVISVLRGVDVLREMHAFVLRHAEVVGLGPVDLDRLQESLAAGYMCSSCVQYAGRVFRDVRITTCFLGNLMISGFLDTGQRNQAFGVFREMAFGCGYEARHLPSVSLTLVLPEVNLATKRGLEIHAYGYRHGFECDTSVCNALMAMYAKRDKICLADKIFQGLDNKDVVSWNTMISSYATVHDFDLSFELFREMQRNDTRPDDYTFTSVLNACSFACNHRTVMALHGQMIRMGLCHSYVDDMNSLMDAYGKCGFIDEAQNIFDETDRKDTISWNIIISCYGYSGFPQRAIRLFHQMQDQGYKPTRVTFIAVLAACSHAGLVDEALHYFEGMHRDYNISADEAHYACIIDCFGRAGQLKQAYEFIRGMPVVPNACVWGALLSSCRMHGNIGLAEIAAKKLIELDPQHSGYWMLLKDIYAKAMRWNDVSQLRTAMRDKGIKKCPGYSWIEVRDSEVHRFLTADKLHTQGHQIYEVLGGLTEQLMDEGYEPKIDVDLTYTE is encoded by the exons ATGGCTACTTTCCCGGTTACCACCTCTCCCCATCCTCACCAGAGCACTCCACCACCCACAGCCGGCCACCTCCGCCTGCCAACAGCCACCTCCGCCGATGCCGCCCTCGCCACCCTCTCCGCCTTCCTCTCCTCCGGCCGCCTCACGACCTCCTCCCCCTCCGTCCTCCCCCGCAccctccgcgccgccgccgacctccgcCTCCCACGGCTCGGCCTGCAGCTCCACGCCTTCCTCATCAAGACCTGCCTCCTTGCCGACCCCTTCTCGGCCTCCGCACTCCTCCACCTCTACTCCACCCTCGCCCCGCTGCACCGCACCCGCCTCCTCTTCGACAGGATCCCCAAGTCCACCTACCCCGTCCCCTGGAACACCATGATCCTACG GTACGCGCAAGATGGATTCTTGGATGAGGCGTTCGAGCTGATGGTGGCAATGGAGGAATCCGGCGTCCCCATTGGTGCGTCCACCTGGAACGCCGTCATCGCTGGGTGCGTCCGTGCCGGGAACGGGGAGCTCGCCATCGAGCTGCTAGGCAAAATGGTTTCGGTTGGGGGAGTTGTGCCTAACGTGGCCACGTTTAACACCGTGCTCCATGTGATTTCGGTGTTGCGCGGGGTGGACGTGCTCCGAGAGATGCACGCATTTGTTCTGCGCCACGCTGAGGTTGTGGGGCTTGGGCCTGTGGATTTGGATCGACTCCAGGAATCTCTGGCCGCAGGATACATGTGCAGCTCCTGTGTTCAGTACGCAGGCCGTGTGTTTCGTGATGTCAGGATAACTACCTGCTTCCTGGGCAACCTGATGATATCGGGATTTCTTGATACGGGGCAGAGGAATCAAGCCTTCGGTGTTTTCCGAGAAATGGCATTTGGCTGTGGTTATGAAGCTCGGCATCTGCCATCTGTTTCGCTTACGCTGGTCCTCCCTGAGGTCAATCTGGCAACAAAGAGAGGCTTAGAGATCCATGCTTATGGGTATCGCCATGGTTTTGAGTGTGACACCTCGGTCTGCAATGCCTTGATGGCAATGTATGCGAAAAGGGACAAGATATGCCTGGCAGACAAGATTTTCCAAGGATTGGATAATAAGGATGTCGTGTCATGGAATACTATGATTTCAAGTTATGCTACAGTCCATGATTTTGATCTTTCATTTGAGCTGTTCCGTGAAATGCAACGTAATGATACCAGGCCTGATGACTATACATTTACATCGGTGCTTAATGCCTGCAGCTTTGCCTGCAATCATAGGACAGTAATGGCATTGCACGGGCAAATGATAAGAATGGGGCTTTGTCAttcctatgttgatgatatgaatTCTCTCATGGATGCTTATGGAAAGTGTGGTTTCATTGATGAAGCTCAAAATATATTTGATGAGACTGATCGGAAAGATACAATTTCGTGGAATATCATCATCTCGTGCTATGGCTACAGCGGTTTTCCTCAACGAGCAATCAGGCTTTTCCATCAGATGCAAGATCAAGGCTACAAACCTACTAGAGTCACTTTTATTGCTGTGCTGGCGGCGTGCAGCCATGCGGGCTTAGTGGACGAAGCACTGCATTATTTTGAGGGAATGCACAGAGACTACAATATTAGTGCTGATGAGGCTCACTATGCCTGCATCATTGATTGTTTTGGCAGAGCAGGTCAGCTCAAACAGGCTTATGAATTCATCAGAGGAATGCCAGTAGTTCCAAATGCTTGTGTGTGGGGTGCCTTACTTAGCAGTTGCAGGATGCACGGAAATATAGGCCTAGCAGAAATTGCGGCGAAGAAGCTCATTGAGCTGGATCCTCAGCATTCTGGATACTGGATGTTGCTAAAAGACATCTACGCGAAAGCCATGAGATGGAATGATGTTTCACAACTTCGAACTGCTATGAGAGATAAGGGCATTAAGAAGTGCCCAGGTTATAGCTGGATTGAGGTTCGAGATAGTGAGGTCCACAGATTCCTTACTGCTGACAAGCTTCACACACAAGGCCATCAGATATACGAAGTACTAGGTGGGTTAACCGAGCAGTTGATGGATGAAGGATATGAACCTAAAATAGATGTCGATTTGACATATACTGAATGA